A stretch of the Uranotaenia lowii strain MFRU-FL chromosome 3, ASM2978415v1, whole genome shotgun sequence genome encodes the following:
- the LOC129750827 gene encoding uncharacterized protein LOC129750827 produces MKKGIEEALRLREVYRVDPFKTGYGHAKQSATINLNAVRLCFQEFLEGQQRGFDDLLARCSGGRWQGDYSAVREGCQGGHLRTVLQGAARSDRLKRCRRIPAHQRAQICGSLFPDPVFPL; encoded by the exons ATGAAGAAGGGCATCGAGGAAGCGCTCCGATTGCGCGAAGTGTATCGAGTTGATCCGTTCAAGA CCGGTTACGGCCATGCCAAACAATCCGCTACCATCAATCTCAACGCCGTCCGGCTCTGCTTCCAAGAGTTTTTGGAGGGTCAACAGCGGGGATTTGATGATCTGCTAGCTAGATGTTCCGGTGGTCGGTGGCAAGGAGATTATTCTGCTGTGCGAGAAGGTTGCCAAGGAGGACATCTCCGTACGGTTCTACAAGGAGCAGCACGGTCAGATCGTTTGAAAAGATGTCGGCGAATCCCAGCACACCAACGTGCTCAAATATGTGGCAGTTTGTTTCCGGACCCCGTGTTTCCGTTATGA